The Nitrospirota bacterium genome contains a region encoding:
- a CDS encoding DUF4149 domain-containing protein: MKSFWFSAYTFILALWVGGMALFTFMVTPLIFRSYTRDIAGDIVGKLFPGYFPYNLALSALALILLYVASGNHAQTSYRASLILVVLALIVNIFITVKLYPEAVRVKQKITSFEREPADSIVRREFACLHALSASLNILLLGDGIALLLVSPFITRR, encoded by the coding sequence ATGAAATCCTTCTGGTTCTCAGCCTATACATTCATTCTTGCCCTTTGGGTCGGGGGAATGGCCCTCTTTACCTTCATGGTCACTCCACTGATCTTCAGATCATACACCAGGGATATTGCCGGCGATATCGTCGGCAAACTGTTCCCGGGCTACTTCCCGTACAACCTAGCCCTTTCAGCCCTGGCGCTAATTCTGCTGTATGTTGCTTCCGGTAACCATGCTCAAACGTCCTACCGCGCCTCTCTCATCCTCGTCGTCCTGGCGCTCATCGTCAATATTTTCATAACCGTAAAGCTCTATCCTGAAGCGGTACGGGTGAAACAGAAAATCACCTCGTTCGAGCGTGAGCCGGCGGACTCGATAGTACGGAGAGAATTCGCGTGCCTGCATGCCCTCAGCGCGTCGCTCAACATTCTGCTTCTCGGTGACGGCATCGCGCTCCTTCTGGTAAGTCCCTTCATAACAAGGCGATAG
- a CDS encoding cupin domain-containing protein, translating to MLVDTVRAELKRFGQADEVRTFPYGKVELVKIGGATIGRATFEPGWKWSTSVQLLVKTKSREAPHFQYHIAGTIMVLMDDGTKLECKPGDVSLLPTGHDAWVVGNESAVVVDFQGMLDYAKKPL from the coding sequence ATGCTGGTAGATACCGTAAGAGCCGAGTTGAAGCGTTTTGGCCAGGCAGATGAGGTAAGAACGTTTCCCTACGGGAAGGTGGAATTGGTAAAGATCGGCGGAGCAACGATCGGGCGGGCCACGTTTGAGCCAGGCTGGAAGTGGTCAACGTCGGTGCAGCTGCTAGTGAAGACAAAAAGCCGTGAAGCGCCGCACTTCCAGTACCACATAGCGGGTACGATCATGGTATTGATGGATGATGGCACGAAGCTTGAGTGCAAGCCAGGAGACGTATCACTTCTGCCGACCGGACATGATGCCTGGGTGGTAGGGAATGAGTCTGCCGTGGTCGTGGACTTTCAAGGCATGCTCGATTATGCAAA